One genomic segment of Hordeum vulgare subsp. vulgare chromosome 2H, MorexV3_pseudomolecules_assembly, whole genome shotgun sequence includes these proteins:
- the LOC123429466 gene encoding phylloplanin-like — translation MASKLVLLVAALACVLGVAEAKLGRLIVSGVVPCKTGSLIDIATSPVFPNAEVELRCAGQVVAGATTNTNGSFTMEADLTSALAAFIGRCSLVVDTPLIKCDAQLPPAGKLVSYLRGPLTRLLGGIFHLLPAGFSFHSR, via the exons ATGGCATCTAAGCTGGTTCTCCTCGTGGCCGCGCTGGCGTGCGTGCTCGGCGTCGCCGAGGCGAAGCTCGGCAGGCTCATCGTCAGCGGCGTCGTGCCGTGCAAGACCGGCAGCCTCATCGACATCGCCACCTCCCCCGTGTTCCCAA ACGCGGAGGTGGAGCTGCGGTGCGCGGGGCAGGTGGTGGCGGGGGCGACGACCAACACCAACGGGTCCTTCACGATGGAGGCGGACCTGACGAGCGCGCTGGCGGCGTTCATCGGCCGGTGCTCGCTGGTGGTGGACACGCCGCTCATCAAGTGCGACGCGCAGCTGCCGCCGGCGGGGAAGCTCGTGTCCTACCTGCGGGGTCCGCTCACCAGGCTGCTCGGTGGCATCTTCCACCTCTTACCCGCCGGCTTCTCCTTCCACAGCCGATGA